Proteins from a single region of Streptomyces griseiscabiei:
- a CDS encoding protealysin inhibitor emfourin, giving the protein MRIQVRRTGGFAGIERHAVVDTTGRPDAPVWHALAERALTTGRGSPPLGVPDGFSYEITVDGRVVHCADPGLSEDQRELIRKVLKEGA; this is encoded by the coding sequence ATGCGTATTCAAGTACGGCGCACGGGCGGTTTCGCGGGCATCGAGCGGCACGCGGTGGTGGACACCACCGGGCGGCCCGATGCCCCCGTCTGGCACGCCCTGGCCGAACGGGCCCTCACCACCGGCCGGGGCTCACCGCCGCTCGGCGTGCCGGACGGCTTCTCGTACGAGATCACGGTGGACGGCAGGGTCGTGCACTGCGCGGACCCCGGGCTGTCGGAGGACCAGCGGGAGCTGATCAGAAAGGTGCTCAAGGAGGGGGCGTGA
- the leuA gene encoding 2-isopropylmalate synthase yields the protein MANRQQPTSMPIHKYGQYDQVDIPDRTWPNNRITAAPRWLSTDLRDGNQSLIDPMSPERKRRMFDQLVKMGYKEIEVGFPASGQTDFDFVRSIIEEPGAIPDDVTISVLTQAREDLIERTVESLKGAKRATVHLYNATAPVFRRVVFRGSKDDIKQIAVDGTRLVMEYAEKLLGPETEFGYQYSPEIFTDTELDFALEVCEAVMDVYQPGPGREIILNLPATVERSTPSTHADRFEWMSRNISRREHVVISVHPHNDRGTAVAAAELALMAGADRVEGCLFGQGERTGNVDLVTLGMNLFSQGVDPQIDFSDIDEIRRTWEYCNQMEVHPRHPYVGDLVYTSFSGSHQDAIKKGFDAMEASAREQGRTVDDIEWAVPYLPIDPKDVGRSYEAVIRVNSQSGKGGIAYVLKNDHKLDLPRRMQIEFSKLIQAKTDAEGGEVTGSAIWAVFQDEYLPNPDNAWGRVQVRNNQSTTDKDGVDTLTVEAEVDGAETTLVGTGNGPISAFFHALQGIGIDARLLDYQEHTMSEGASAQAASYIEVAIEDKVLWGIGIDANTTRASLKAVVSAVNRATR from the coding sequence ATGGCGAACCGCCAGCAGCCCACGTCCATGCCGATCCACAAGTACGGTCAGTACGACCAGGTGGACATCCCGGACCGCACGTGGCCGAACAACCGGATCACCGCCGCCCCCCGCTGGCTCTCCACCGACCTGCGCGACGGCAACCAGTCCCTGATCGACCCGATGTCGCCCGAGCGCAAGCGCCGGATGTTCGACCAGCTGGTCAAGATGGGCTACAAGGAGATCGAGGTCGGCTTCCCCGCCTCCGGCCAGACCGACTTCGACTTCGTACGGTCCATCATCGAGGAGCCGGGCGCGATCCCGGACGACGTCACCATCTCCGTACTGACCCAGGCCCGCGAGGACCTGATCGAGCGGACCGTGGAGTCCCTGAAGGGCGCCAAGCGGGCCACGGTGCACCTGTACAACGCGACCGCGCCCGTCTTCCGCCGGGTCGTCTTCCGCGGCTCCAAGGACGACATCAAGCAGATCGCCGTGGACGGCACGCGGCTGGTGATGGAGTACGCGGAGAAACTGCTGGGCCCCGAGACCGAGTTCGGCTACCAGTACAGCCCGGAGATCTTCACCGACACCGAGCTGGACTTCGCCCTGGAGGTCTGCGAGGCGGTGATGGACGTCTACCAGCCCGGTCCGGGCCGCGAGATCATCCTCAACCTGCCCGCCACGGTGGAGCGTTCGACGCCGTCCACGCACGCGGACCGCTTCGAGTGGATGAGCCGCAACATCTCCCGCCGCGAGCACGTCGTCATCTCCGTCCACCCGCACAACGACCGCGGTACGGCCGTCGCCGCCGCCGAACTGGCGCTGATGGCCGGCGCCGACCGCGTCGAGGGCTGTCTGTTCGGGCAGGGCGAGCGCACCGGCAACGTCGACCTGGTCACCCTGGGCATGAACCTGTTCTCGCAGGGCGTCGACCCGCAGATCGACTTCTCCGACATCGACGAGATCCGTCGCACGTGGGAGTACTGCAACCAGATGGAGGTCCACCCGCGCCACCCGTACGTGGGCGACCTGGTCTACACGTCCTTCTCCGGCTCCCACCAGGACGCCATCAAGAAGGGCTTCGACGCCATGGAGGCGTCCGCGAGGGAGCAGGGCAGGACGGTCGACGACATCGAGTGGGCCGTGCCGTACCTGCCGATCGACCCCAAGGACGTCGGCCGTTCCTACGAGGCCGTCATCCGGGTCAACTCGCAGTCCGGCAAGGGCGGTATCGCCTACGTCCTGAAGAACGACCACAAGCTGGACCTGCCGCGCCGGATGCAGATCGAGTTCTCCAAGCTGATCCAGGCCAAGACCGACGCCGAGGGCGGCGAGGTCACCGGCTCCGCCATCTGGGCCGTCTTCCAGGACGAGTACCTGCCGAACCCCGACAACGCGTGGGGCCGCGTCCAGGTCCGCAACAACCAGTCGACCACCGACAAGGACGGCGTGGACACGCTGACCGTGGAGGCCGAGGTCGACGGCGCCGAGACCACCCTGGTCGGCACCGGCAACGGCCCGATCTCCGCGTTCTTCCACGCGCTGCAGGGCATCGGCATCGACGCCCGCCTGCTGGACTACCAGGAGCACACGATGAGCGAGGGCGCCTCCGCGCAGGCCGCCTCGTACATCGAGGTCGCCATCGAGGACAAGGTCCTGTGGGGCATCGGGATCGACGCGAACACGACGCGCGCCTCGCTGAAGGCGGTCGTCTCGGCCGTCAACCGCGCTACACGCTGA
- a CDS encoding tellurite resistance TerB family protein: MLPGRDPIGDAAALARVGSTSRVTGLSRVLGTRIAWTGVGDGEFFCPGCGGDRNYQRLTGRRRFTLLGVPVLPRGETGPVVECAACRHHYATDVLDHPTTTRFAAMLRDAVHTVALAVLAASGTCSRPSLTVAATAVRSAGFDDCTEDQLGALVEALAADTGRVHGEPCGPGLAIELHEALDPLAPHLAPTGREAILFQGARIALADGPYTPAERDALATVGAALTICSDDVTRLLAAARTPS; this comes from the coding sequence GTGCTGCCAGGACGGGACCCGATCGGCGATGCCGCCGCGCTCGCCCGCGTCGGGAGCACCAGCAGAGTCACCGGACTGTCGAGAGTGCTGGGTACCCGGATCGCGTGGACGGGCGTCGGTGACGGTGAGTTCTTCTGCCCGGGCTGCGGAGGCGACCGCAACTACCAGCGGCTGACCGGCCGTCGCCGCTTCACCCTCCTCGGCGTCCCCGTCCTGCCGCGCGGCGAGACCGGGCCCGTCGTGGAGTGCGCGGCCTGCCGCCACCACTACGCCACCGACGTCCTCGACCACCCCACCACCACCCGCTTCGCCGCGATGCTCCGCGACGCCGTCCACACGGTGGCCCTGGCCGTCCTCGCGGCGAGCGGCACCTGCTCCCGCCCCTCGCTGACCGTGGCCGCGACCGCCGTCCGCTCGGCCGGGTTCGACGACTGCACCGAGGACCAACTCGGCGCCCTGGTCGAGGCGCTGGCCGCCGACACGGGCCGCGTCCACGGCGAGCCCTGCGGCCCCGGTCTCGCCATAGAGCTGCACGAGGCCCTGGACCCGCTGGCCCCCCACCTCGCCCCGACCGGCCGCGAGGCCATCCTGTTCCAGGGCGCCCGGATCGCCCTCGCGGACGGCCCGTACACCCCGGCGGAGCGGGACGCGCTGGCCACGGTCGGCGCGGCCCTCACGATCTGCTCGGACGACGTCACCCGGCTGCTGGCGGCGGCCAGGACCCCGTCGTAA
- a CDS encoding M4 family metallopeptidase: MTTNGGHEPVFCTVVPPHVLDKLSQAEDPALAGAARRTLERDAFERTHRRLTTVVGAPSIAAPAGAESGAPHRTIHDARHGTDLPGRKVRGEGEEPGKDATVNRAYAGLGATYELFWKSFARDSIDGNGLPLDATVHYDRDYNNAFWNGEQMVFGDGDGEIFLDFTIPIDVIGHELSHGVTQYTANLTYFGQPGALNESMSDVFGALIKQYTLGQTAAEADWLIGSGLLAPRVTGVALRSMKAPGTAYDDDVLGKDPQPATMDDFVRTGRDNGGVHINSGIPNHAFYLAATALGGHAWERAGQIWYDVLTGGELGKQALFVDFATLTVKAARARYGEGDELTAVLKAWEQVGVRTL, translated from the coding sequence ATGACGACCAACGGGGGCCACGAGCCCGTCTTCTGCACCGTCGTACCACCGCACGTCCTCGACAAGCTCTCCCAGGCCGAGGACCCGGCCCTCGCGGGCGCCGCGCGCAGGACCCTGGAGCGCGACGCCTTCGAGCGCACCCACCGCCGGCTGACCACGGTCGTCGGCGCCCCGAGCATCGCCGCGCCCGCCGGCGCCGAGTCCGGCGCACCGCACCGCACGATCCACGACGCCCGCCACGGCACGGACCTGCCCGGCCGCAAGGTGCGCGGCGAGGGCGAGGAACCCGGCAAGGACGCCACGGTCAACCGCGCGTACGCGGGCCTGGGCGCCACCTACGAACTGTTCTGGAAGTCGTTCGCCCGGGACTCGATCGACGGCAACGGGCTGCCGCTGGACGCGACCGTGCACTACGACCGCGACTACAACAACGCCTTCTGGAACGGCGAGCAGATGGTGTTCGGCGACGGCGACGGCGAGATCTTCCTCGACTTCACCATCCCGATCGACGTCATCGGCCACGAACTGAGCCACGGCGTCACCCAGTACACGGCGAACCTCACGTACTTCGGCCAGCCGGGCGCGCTCAACGAGTCGATGTCGGACGTCTTCGGCGCCCTCATCAAGCAGTACACGCTCGGCCAGACCGCCGCCGAGGCGGACTGGCTGATCGGCTCCGGCCTGCTGGCCCCCCGGGTCACCGGCGTCGCGCTCCGCTCGATGAAGGCCCCGGGCACGGCGTACGACGACGACGTCCTCGGCAAGGACCCGCAGCCGGCGACCATGGACGACTTCGTCCGCACGGGCCGCGACAACGGCGGCGTGCACATCAACTCCGGTATCCCCAACCACGCGTTCTACCTCGCGGCCACGGCGCTGGGCGGCCACGCCTGGGAGCGGGCCGGACAGATCTGGTACGACGTCCTCACCGGCGGCGAACTCGGCAAGCAGGCCCTCTTCGTCGACTTCGCCACGCTCACGGTGAAGGCCGCGCGGGCGCGCTACGGCGAGGGCGACGAACTCACGGCGGTCCTGAAGGCCTGGGAGCAGGTGGGCGTGCGGACGCTGTAG